A section of the Saccharopolyspora gregorii genome encodes:
- a CDS encoding glycosyltransferase family 4 protein, with product MSGPLRVLLDGTPLLGRRTGIGRYTASLSAELGRMSDVDARAIGFTARGWRALRGAVPPGVRATGVPVPARAVRALWTRAPFPPVELLAGAVDVVHGTNFALPPAVRAGGVVTVHDLAFLDEPAEAEPGFADLVRSSVRRAAVVCTPSAAVADSVAERFGVPRQDVVVTPLGVDPEWFDAVPPGAELHRLGLPDEYFAFVGAEGPRKGVEVLLRAHDRRLPPLVLAGPGEARQTGKVLRTGYLPEPELRSVVAGARALVLPSRDEGFGLPALEALACGVPVICSDLPVLREVTGGLAEFVPHGDAEALRAALRRAAAAAPDPAAVAARRAHAARYSWRGCAAATLRAYARAAS from the coding sequence GTGAGCGGGCCGCTGCGGGTCCTGCTGGACGGCACACCGCTGCTGGGCAGGCGCACCGGGATCGGGCGCTACACCGCGTCGTTGAGCGCGGAGCTCGGCCGGATGTCCGATGTGGACGCTCGGGCGATCGGGTTCACGGCGCGCGGCTGGCGCGCGCTGCGCGGGGCGGTGCCGCCGGGGGTGCGGGCCACCGGGGTGCCCGTGCCCGCGCGGGCGGTGCGGGCGCTGTGGACCCGGGCGCCGTTCCCGCCGGTGGAGCTGCTGGCGGGCGCGGTGGACGTGGTGCACGGCACGAACTTCGCGCTGCCGCCGGCGGTGCGCGCGGGCGGTGTGGTGACGGTGCACGACCTGGCGTTCCTGGACGAGCCAGCCGAGGCGGAGCCTGGTTTCGCCGACCTGGTGCGCTCCTCGGTGCGGCGGGCGGCGGTGGTGTGCACGCCGAGCGCGGCGGTCGCCGACTCGGTCGCGGAGCGGTTCGGCGTGCCCCGCCAGGACGTGGTGGTCACGCCGCTGGGCGTGGACCCGGAGTGGTTCGATGCGGTGCCGCCGGGAGCCGAGCTGCACCGGCTGGGCCTGCCGGACGAGTACTTCGCGTTCGTCGGCGCCGAAGGCCCGCGCAAGGGCGTCGAGGTGCTGCTGCGCGCGCACGACCGGCGGCTGCCACCGCTGGTGCTGGCCGGTCCTGGCGAGGCGCGGCAGACGGGGAAGGTGCTGCGCACCGGGTACCTGCCGGAGCCGGAGCTGCGCAGCGTGGTGGCCGGGGCCCGGGCGCTGGTGCTGCCGTCCCGGGACGAGGGCTTCGGGCTGCCCGCGCTGGAGGCGCTGGCCTGCGGGGTGCCGGTGATCTGCTCGGACCTGCCCGTGCTGCGGGAGGTCACCGGCGGGCTGGCCGAGTTCGTCCCGCACGGCGACGCGGAGGCGCTGCGCGCGGCACTGCGGCGGGCCGCCGCGGCGGCGCCCGATCCGGCGGCGGTGGCGGCGCGGCGGGCGCACGCGGCGCGGTACAGCTGGCGCGGTTGCGCGGCGGCGACGCTGCGCGCCTACGCCCGCGCCGCGAGCTGA
- a CDS encoding glycosyltransferase family 2 protein, whose product MRSTVVVVTWRGRRHLTACLDAVAALDRPHRTLVVDNASDDGTAELIARHPSRPEVLRLPRNLGYAGGIAAALPRIGTPFVAWLNDDAAPEPGWLAALEDALDADRGAWAAASVLRTPDGAVQSAGVRLSGDGHGVDSVGGVPPVAGGGPAAGVESGSGVESVDGGESVGGVPSAGGDEPAARVESGAGVESVGGAESVGGTGSGAAGPAREVFGFCGGAALLRTAELRAAGGVPARFFCYYEDTDTAWRLRLDGGRVLLVPGARVAHLHGASTRPGSAKFHRWNERNRLLALLRCAPGRVAARELARFAALTAVLPLRRLRGDPVPPANFRLALRLRVLAELGAHAPAALLARRGRTATARAEVWHRWAGR is encoded by the coding sequence GTGCGGAGCACGGTCGTGGTCGTGACGTGGCGCGGGCGGCGGCACCTGACCGCCTGCCTGGACGCGGTCGCCGCACTGGACCGTCCACATCGGACGCTGGTGGTGGACAACGCCTCCGACGACGGCACCGCCGAGCTGATCGCCCGGCACCCGTCCCGGCCGGAGGTGCTGCGGCTGCCGCGCAACCTCGGCTACGCGGGCGGCATCGCGGCGGCGCTGCCGCGGATCGGCACCCCGTTCGTGGCCTGGCTCAACGACGACGCCGCACCCGAACCGGGCTGGCTCGCCGCGCTGGAGGACGCGCTCGACGCGGACCGCGGGGCGTGGGCGGCGGCCTCCGTGCTGCGCACCCCGGACGGGGCCGTGCAGTCCGCCGGAGTGCGGTTGAGCGGTGATGGGCACGGGGTCGATTCGGTCGGTGGGGTTCCTCCGGTCGCTGGGGGCGGTCCGGCGGCGGGGGTCGAGTCGGGTTCCGGGGTCGAGTCGGTGGACGGGGGCGAGTCCGTCGGCGGGGTCCCTTCAGCCGGCGGGGACGAACCGGCGGCACGGGTCGAGTCGGGTGCCGGGGTCGAGTCGGTCGGCGGGGCCGAGTCCGTCGGCGGAACCGGTTCGGGCGCCGCCGGCCCGGCGCGGGAGGTGTTCGGGTTCTGCGGCGGGGCGGCGCTGCTGCGGACCGCGGAACTGCGCGCCGCGGGCGGGGTTCCGGCACGGTTTTTCTGCTACTACGAGGACACCGACACCGCGTGGCGGCTGCGGCTCGACGGCGGCCGGGTGCTGCTGGTGCCCGGTGCCCGGGTGGCGCACCTGCACGGCGCGAGCACTCGGCCCGGTTCGGCGAAGTTCCACCGGTGGAACGAGCGGAACCGGCTGCTGGCGCTGCTGCGTTGCGCGCCGGGACGGGTCGCGGCGCGGGAGCTGGCGCGCTTCGCCGCGCTCACCGCGGTGCTGCCCCTGCGCAGGCTGCGCGGGGATCCGGTGCCGCCGGCGAACTTCCGGCTCGCGCTGCGGCTGCGGGTGCTCGCCGAGCTCGGCGCCCACGCTCCCGCCGCGCTGCTCGCCCGCCGCGGCCGCACCGCGACCGCCCGCGCCGAGGTCTGGCACCGCTGGGCGGGCCGCTGA
- a CDS encoding glycosyltransferase family 4 protein yields MPELVVIAEQLVAPVPGGTGRYTRELLAALAATAPAGWEVRSAISRGADPARAAVDGVGGPVVLPLPRRALTAAWERGLPPWPGGDSVHAMTPLAPARKRGRGLVVTVHDTVPWTHPETLTPRGVAWHRRAIARAARDADAIVVPTEAVATDLATRVALRADVRVIGEGVPGALLAEPDPDRARTAAASLPPRYLLTVGTFEPRKGHAHLIEALARPEAPDLPLLLVGAPGWGGVDPVRLAEGHGLPAGRVRVLRDIGDAELAVLLRRATALVAPSLAEGFGLPVLEAMALGTPVVHSDAPALLEVAGSAGLTARRADPRALARALRIVVDDPDQRARMAAAGPRRAELFGWRRAAEQVWRAHLET; encoded by the coding sequence GTGCCCGAGTTGGTCGTGATCGCCGAGCAGCTGGTCGCCCCGGTGCCGGGCGGAACGGGCCGCTACACCCGCGAACTGCTGGCCGCGCTCGCCGCCACCGCCCCCGCGGGCTGGGAGGTGCGCAGCGCGATCAGCCGCGGCGCCGACCCCGCCCGCGCCGCGGTGGACGGGGTGGGCGGCCCGGTGGTGCTGCCGCTGCCGCGCCGCGCCCTCACCGCGGCCTGGGAGCGCGGCCTGCCGCCGTGGCCCGGCGGCGACTCGGTGCACGCCATGACCCCGCTGGCCCCGGCCCGCAAGCGCGGCCGCGGCCTGGTGGTGACGGTGCACGACACCGTGCCTTGGACCCACCCGGAGACGCTCACCCCGCGCGGCGTCGCCTGGCACCGCCGCGCCATCGCCCGCGCCGCCCGCGACGCCGACGCGATCGTGGTGCCCACCGAGGCCGTCGCCACCGACCTCGCCACCCGCGTCGCGCTGCGCGCCGACGTGCGGGTGATCGGCGAAGGGGTGCCCGGAGCGCTGCTGGCCGAGCCCGATCCGGACCGGGCGCGCACCGCCGCCGCGAGCCTCCCGCCCAGGTACCTGCTGACCGTCGGCACCTTCGAACCCCGCAAGGGCCACGCGCACCTGATCGAGGCGCTGGCCCGGCCGGAGGCACCGGACCTGCCGCTGCTGCTGGTCGGTGCGCCGGGCTGGGGCGGGGTCGACCCGGTGCGCCTGGCCGAAGGGCACGGCCTGCCCGCCGGGCGGGTGCGGGTGCTGCGCGACATCGGCGACGCCGAGCTCGCCGTGCTGCTGCGGCGGGCGACGGCCCTGGTCGCGCCGAGCCTCGCCGAGGGCTTCGGGCTGCCGGTGCTGGAGGCGATGGCCCTCGGCACCCCCGTGGTGCACTCCGACGCCCCCGCCCTGCTGGAGGTCGCCGGGTCCGCCGGGCTCACCGCGCGCCGCGCCGACCCGCGCGCGCTGGCCCGCGCGTTGCGCATCGTCGTCGACGACCCGGACCAGCGCGCCCGGATGGCGGCGGCGGGTCCGCGCCGCGCCGAGCTGTTCGGCTGGCGGCGCGCGGCCGAGCAGGTGTGGCGGGCGCACCTCGAGACGTGA
- a CDS encoding glycosyltransferase, with amino-acid sequence MADTSESAALPAVSVIVVNHRGAEDTITCLRAVRDQLDYPVDRLELICVDNTPGSAEAARIRDAAPGTTVLEPGENLGFAGGCNLGARTASGQVLAFLNNDARPDRDWVRAAVAVLRAEPTVGAVASKVLDWEGELVDFVDGGLTWFGMGYKRFAGEPDDGSHDAPRDVLFGTGSALLVRAELFAALDGFDERFFMFYEDVDLGWRLNLRGWRVRYEPRSLTFHRHHASMTQVSSAREHFLLERNALAALYKNVSAETLAKVLPAAMALSVRRATARGDIDPDQLEMTRRPEGPDFDDDVPISRDSLASLLAIDRFVEMLPQLAASREVEQAARVRSDADLVPLMRKAMEPAYPLPSYLAAHEVLVDAFGLDEVYGRPRTIAVITGDAVAERMAGPAIRAWHMAEVLSAEHQVRLVSVNAHVNPPESAFPVVAAKPRELAAHVEWADVVIVQGHVLEMVPALKHADSTKVVVCDVYDPMHLELLEQGRDTDDERRAADLRGVTEVLNSQLQRGDFFLCASERQRHFWLGHLASLGRLTPGLYDTDPTVRSLLEVVPFGLSSVAPRRTGPAIKGVQPGVDADDKVVLWAGGVYSWFDPLTLLHAVDRVARRHHDVRLFFLGMKHPNPDVPEMGMADRTRHLANRLGLTGKHVFFNETWVPYGERQNFLLDADCGVTSHFEHVETTFAFRTRVLDYLWSGLPVVTTDGDSFADLVRQEGLGVVVPAEDPDALAAALERVLYDAEFAASCRERIEAVRERFTWESVLAPLTEFCRDPRPAADRLRAASPLTRTQPPDRVEAVRRDVALLREYLDAGGPVEVARRAGGRLRRLAGDRLRKR; translated from the coding sequence GTGGCTGATACCTCCGAGTCCGCTGCGCTGCCCGCAGTCTCCGTGATCGTCGTCAACCACCGCGGCGCCGAGGACACGATCACGTGCCTGCGCGCGGTGCGCGACCAGTTGGACTACCCGGTGGACCGGCTGGAACTGATCTGCGTCGACAACACCCCGGGAAGCGCCGAGGCCGCCCGCATCCGCGACGCGGCGCCGGGCACCACCGTGCTGGAGCCGGGCGAGAACCTGGGTTTCGCCGGCGGCTGCAACCTGGGGGCGCGGACCGCGTCCGGCCAGGTGCTGGCGTTCCTGAACAACGACGCCCGGCCGGACCGGGACTGGGTGCGGGCCGCGGTGGCGGTGCTGCGCGCCGAACCGACGGTGGGCGCGGTGGCCAGCAAGGTCCTGGACTGGGAGGGCGAGCTCGTCGACTTCGTGGACGGCGGGCTCACCTGGTTCGGCATGGGCTACAAGCGGTTCGCGGGCGAACCGGACGACGGCAGCCACGACGCGCCGCGGGACGTGCTGTTCGGCACCGGTTCGGCGCTGCTGGTGCGCGCCGAGCTGTTCGCCGCGCTGGACGGGTTCGACGAGCGGTTCTTCATGTTCTACGAGGACGTGGACCTGGGCTGGCGGCTGAACCTGCGGGGCTGGCGGGTGCGCTACGAGCCGCGGTCGCTGACCTTCCACCGCCACCACGCCTCGATGACGCAGGTGTCCTCGGCGCGGGAGCACTTCCTGCTGGAGCGCAACGCGCTGGCCGCGCTGTACAAGAACGTCTCCGCCGAGACGCTGGCGAAGGTGCTGCCCGCCGCGATGGCGCTGTCGGTGCGCCGGGCCACGGCCCGCGGCGACATCGACCCGGACCAGCTGGAGATGACGCGGCGCCCGGAGGGCCCGGACTTCGACGACGACGTGCCGATCTCGCGGGACTCGCTGGCGAGCCTGCTCGCGATCGACCGGTTCGTGGAGATGCTGCCGCAGCTGGCCGCGTCGCGGGAGGTCGAGCAGGCCGCCCGGGTGCGCTCGGACGCGGACCTGGTGCCGCTGATGCGCAAGGCGATGGAGCCGGCCTACCCGCTGCCGAGCTACCTGGCCGCGCACGAGGTGCTGGTGGACGCGTTCGGCCTGGACGAGGTCTACGGGCGTCCCCGCACCATCGCGGTGATCACCGGCGACGCGGTGGCCGAGCGGATGGCGGGCCCGGCGATCCGCGCCTGGCACATGGCCGAGGTGCTCAGCGCCGAGCACCAGGTGCGGCTGGTCAGCGTGAACGCGCACGTGAACCCGCCGGAGTCGGCCTTCCCCGTCGTGGCGGCGAAACCGCGCGAGCTCGCCGCGCACGTGGAGTGGGCGGACGTGGTGATCGTGCAGGGCCACGTGCTGGAGATGGTGCCCGCGCTCAAGCACGCCGACTCCACGAAGGTCGTGGTGTGCGACGTGTACGACCCGATGCACCTGGAGCTGCTGGAGCAGGGCCGCGACACCGACGACGAGCGCCGCGCCGCCGACCTGCGCGGGGTGACGGAGGTGCTGAACTCGCAGCTGCAGCGCGGTGATTTCTTCCTGTGCGCCTCGGAGCGGCAGCGGCACTTCTGGCTGGGGCACCTGGCGTCGCTGGGCCGGTTGACGCCGGGCCTCTACGACACGGATCCGACGGTGCGCTCGCTGCTGGAGGTGGTGCCGTTCGGCTTGTCCTCGGTGGCGCCGCGCCGCACCGGGCCCGCGATCAAGGGCGTGCAGCCGGGCGTCGACGCCGACGACAAGGTGGTGCTGTGGGCGGGCGGCGTCTACAGCTGGTTCGACCCGCTGACGCTGCTGCACGCGGTGGACCGGGTCGCCCGGCGGCACCACGACGTGCGGTTGTTCTTCCTCGGCATGAAGCACCCGAACCCGGACGTGCCGGAGATGGGCATGGCGGACCGGACGCGGCACCTGGCGAACCGGCTGGGGCTGACCGGCAAGCACGTGTTCTTCAACGAGACGTGGGTGCCGTACGGGGAGCGGCAGAACTTCCTGCTGGACGCCGACTGCGGGGTGACCTCGCACTTCGAGCACGTGGAGACGACGTTCGCGTTCCGCACCCGGGTGCTGGACTACCTGTGGTCGGGCCTGCCGGTGGTGACCACGGACGGCGATTCGTTCGCGGACCTGGTGCGCCAGGAGGGCTTGGGCGTGGTGGTGCCCGCCGAGGACCCGGACGCGCTGGCCGCGGCGCTGGAGCGGGTGCTCTACGACGCGGAGTTCGCCGCGTCCTGCCGGGAGCGCATCGAGGCGGTGCGGGAGCGGTTCACCTGGGAGTCGGTGCTGGCGCCGCTCACCGAGTTCTGCCGCGATCCGCGCCCGGCCGCGGACCGGCTGCGCGCCGCCTCGCCGCTGACCCGGACGCAGCCGCCGGACCGGGTGGAGGCGGTGCGCCGCGACGTGGCGCTGCTGCGCGAATACCTGGACGCGGGTGGCCCGGTGGAGGTCGCGCGGCGGGCCGGTGGCCGGTTGCGCAGGCTGGCCGGTGATCGGCTCCGCAAGCGGTGA